A genomic stretch from Candidatus Kapaibacterium thiocyanatum includes:
- a CDS encoding magnesium and cobalt transport protein CorA: MITIRLFRQDVFEIVPMARLTEIDLGQLPEGAMVWVDMDTPTSEEETTVLRTWFRVHELVLADMHRAFRKSDDDRLHHPKVEDFGSYLYVIMHALQLHDEETDDDDPTSYRYASTAQVNIIIGENVLITHHAVSLQPIRALGESCSINHRLMRRGPDFLLHLLLDDLVNQYLPLVTMFEDRIEEVEHTVFRQPTTLTLSRILNMKRRLQEARRTVVYQREIVNRLARGEFDLVALDESVYYRNVYDHLVRVADQLEAARDGVTSVMEAYFSVSNARLNQVMKVLTVISTIFLPLTFICSIYGMNFHFMPELDWEYGYSLIWAIILVIGVSMVIYFKRRGWLD, encoded by the coding sequence ATGATCACCATTCGTTTGTTTCGTCAAGACGTCTTCGAGATCGTCCCCATGGCACGGCTCACGGAGATCGACCTCGGCCAGCTCCCCGAAGGAGCGATGGTATGGGTGGACATGGACACTCCCACCAGCGAAGAGGAAACGACAGTACTCAGGACGTGGTTCCGGGTCCATGAACTCGTCCTCGCCGACATGCACCGGGCATTCCGGAAGTCGGACGACGACCGCCTGCACCATCCGAAGGTCGAGGACTTCGGTTCCTACCTCTACGTGATCATGCACGCACTGCAACTCCATGACGAGGAGACGGATGACGACGACCCCACGTCCTACCGCTATGCGTCGACGGCGCAGGTCAACATCATCATCGGCGAGAACGTCCTGATCACGCATCATGCCGTGTCCCTGCAGCCGATCAGGGCCCTGGGCGAATCGTGCAGCATCAACCATCGCCTGATGCGCCGCGGACCGGACTTCCTCCTCCATCTTCTGCTCGACGACCTCGTCAATCAGTATCTGCCGCTCGTCACCATGTTCGAAGACCGTATCGAGGAAGTCGAGCATACCGTGTTCAGGCAGCCCACGACGCTGACGTTGTCTCGCATCCTGAACATGAAACGACGCCTGCAGGAGGCACGACGAACCGTCGTCTACCAGCGCGAGATCGTGAACAGACTCGCACGCGGAGAGTTCGATCTCGTGGCACTCGATGAATCGGTTTATTATAGAAATGTTTACGATCATCTCGTCCGCGTTGCAGATCAGCTCGAAGCTGCGCGCGACGGCGTGACGTCCGTCATGGAAGCCTACTTCTCCGTCAGCAACGCACGACTCAACCAGGTGATGAAGGTACTCACGGTCATCAGCACGATCTTCCTGCCACTGACCTTCATATGCAGCATCTACGGCATGAACTTTCACTTCATGCCTGAACTCGACTGGGAGTACGGCTACAGCCTCATCTGGGCCATCATCCTCGTCATCGGCGTTTCGATGGTCATCTACTTCAAGCGGCGAGGCTGGCTTGACTGA
- a CDS encoding 30S ribosomal protein S6 has product MSVRRLYETTYIVNAALEDADTEAIVKRVSDYIVDHGGQIVEVNKWGRRRLAYPIKKKYNGYYVYCCFESPSNTIPLLERFFVLEDNVLRHLTMQLDPKLREFRKVRAEAQALRAAAMAEANKSTGAPTKSEAPVS; this is encoded by the coding sequence ATGAGTGTACGTCGCCTGTACGAAACGACCTACATTGTCAATGCGGCGCTCGAAGACGCCGACACCGAAGCGATCGTCAAGCGTGTATCCGACTACATCGTCGACCACGGCGGACAGATCGTCGAAGTCAACAAGTGGGGTCGTCGTCGCCTCGCCTATCCGATCAAGAAGAAGTACAACGGCTATTACGTGTACTGCTGCTTCGAATCGCCGTCGAACACCATTCCGCTGCTTGAGCGTTTCTTCGTTCTCGAAGACAACGTCCTGCGTCACCTGACGATGCAACTGGATCCGAAGCTCCGCGAATTCCGCAAGGTTCGCGCCGAAGCACAGGCTCTCCGTGCAGCCGCGATGGCCGAAGCGAACAAGTCAACTGGCGCACCGACGAAGTCGGAAGCTCCGGTTTCCTGA
- a CDS encoding D-tyrosyl-tRNA(Tyr) deacylase translates to MRIVVQRVSSASVTVNGQVTGCIDRGLLALVGITHGDSPAEMEWMADKLLSLRIFSDDEGKMNRSVSDIGGGILVVSQFTLYGDLKKGTRPSFIDAARPEHAEPLYDMLVARVRERGKEHGLNIGTGIFGAMMDVALVNDGPVTIILEREAGR, encoded by the coding sequence ATGCGTATCGTCGTCCAGCGTGTATCGTCCGCCTCCGTCACCGTGAATGGTCAGGTGACGGGTTGTATCGACCGGGGTCTGCTCGCCCTCGTCGGCATCACCCATGGCGACTCCCCCGCCGAAATGGAATGGATGGCCGACAAGCTGCTATCGCTCCGCATCTTCTCCGACGATGAAGGGAAGATGAACCGTTCCGTATCGGACATCGGCGGCGGAATCCTCGTCGTTTCACAGTTCACGCTCTACGGCGATCTGAAGAAAGGAACGCGTCCATCCTTCATCGACGCTGCACGCCCGGAACACGCCGAACCGCTCTACGACATGCTCGTGGCACGTGTTCGCGAGCGCGGCAAGGAGCATGGGCTGAACATCGGCACGGGAATCTTCGGCGCGATGATGGACGTCGCGCTGGTGAACGACGGTCCTGTGACGATCATCCTCGAGCGTGAGGCCGGGAGATAG
- a CDS encoding 2-oxoglutarate dehydrogenase, E2 component, dihydrolipoamide succinyltransferase, translated as MNVEVVMPKMGESIQEGKILRWVKKVGDKVERDEVILEISTDKVDTEVPSPSAGVIVQLLANENDTVEVGKVIAILSTDANASVPAAAPAPAPAATPAPAPAPAPVAAAPAPAPAATPAPAPAPAAGGAEVDVVMPKMGESIQEGKVLRWVKKVGDKIERDEVLLEISTDKVDTEVPSPTAGVLSAILANENDVVEVGKVIARIATGAGASVPAAAPAPAVAVPVPAAAPAPAAPATNGAAKSVAAPAVASAATSSVPRTSGGRFYSPLVRSMAAVEGVSVEELDRIQGTGLEGRVTKTDFQNYLRTRTGAPAPVAAPAPAAAPAPAQAAAPAAVSTPSLPIGADDEVIPMDRMRQLIAEHMVRSKQTSPHVTSVAEADVTGIVKLREKMKGAFEKREGFKLTYTPFFGMACVEGVKQWPMVNVSVDGKNIILHKRVNLGMATALDDGNLIVPVIKNADTLNVTGMGRAMNDLAQRARTKKLVPDDISGGTITITNVGSFGSLFGTPVINQPQTAIMGIGAIQKRPVVRTVNGEDLIVVRHMVYLSLTYDHRVIDGALATQCLAAICRSLENMNEQTVVV; from the coding sequence ATGAACGTAGAAGTCGTGATGCCCAAGATGGGCGAGTCAATTCAAGAAGGCAAGATCCTTCGTTGGGTCAAGAAGGTTGGCGACAAGGTCGAGCGTGACGAGGTGATTCTCGAAATCTCCACGGACAAGGTGGATACCGAGGTACCGTCGCCGTCCGCCGGCGTGATCGTACAGCTTCTCGCTAACGAGAACGATACGGTCGAGGTCGGCAAGGTCATCGCGATCCTGAGCACGGATGCCAATGCGTCCGTTCCTGCCGCAGCCCCTGCACCCGCACCTGCTGCAACTCCTGCGCCCGCTCCGGCCCCTGCCCCCGTGGCCGCAGCCCCTGCACCCGCACCTGCTGCGACTCCTGCGCCCGCTCCGGCCCCCGCTGCCGGTGGTGCCGAAGTCGACGTCGTGATGCCCAAGATGGGCGAATCGATCCAGGAGGGCAAGGTCCTGCGCTGGGTGAAGAAGGTCGGCGACAAGATCGAGCGCGATGAAGTGCTCCTCGAAATCTCCACGGACAAGGTCGACACCGAAGTACCGTCGCCGACGGCCGGTGTGCTGTCCGCCATTCTCGCGAACGAAAACGACGTCGTCGAAGTCGGCAAGGTCATCGCCCGCATCGCAACCGGTGCCGGCGCATCGGTACCTGCCGCAGCCCCTGCACCCGCAGTGGCCGTTCCTGTTCCTGCGGCAGCACCCGCACCCGCTGCTCCTGCCACGAACGGTGCCGCCAAGTCGGTCGCAGCCCCTGCCGTCGCGTCGGCTGCCACCTCCAGTGTTCCCCGTACGTCGGGTGGACGTTTCTACTCGCCGCTCGTGCGCAGCATGGCCGCAGTGGAAGGCGTGAGCGTCGAGGAGCTCGACCGCATCCAGGGAACGGGTCTCGAAGGCCGCGTCACGAAGACCGATTTCCAGAACTATCTCCGCACACGTACGGGTGCTCCGGCTCCCGTTGCAGCTCCTGCTCCGGCTGCCGCCCCGGCACCTGCGCAAGCTGCGGCTCCTGCAGCGGTTTCCACGCCGTCGCTGCCGATCGGCGCCGATGACGAAGTGATTCCCATGGACCGCATGCGTCAGTTGATCGCAGAGCACATGGTGCGCTCGAAGCAGACGTCGCCGCACGTCACGAGCGTGGCCGAAGCCGACGTCACGGGCATCGTCAAGCTCCGCGAGAAGATGAAGGGTGCCTTCGAGAAGCGCGAAGGATTCAAGCTCACGTATACGCCGTTCTTCGGTATGGCCTGCGTGGAAGGCGTGAAGCAATGGCCGATGGTCAACGTCAGCGTCGATGGCAAGAACATCATCCTGCACAAGCGCGTCAACCTCGGCATGGCCACGGCGCTGGACGATGGCAACCTCATCGTTCCGGTGATCAAGAATGCTGACACGCTCAACGTGACCGGCATGGGCCGCGCGATGAACGATCTGGCGCAACGTGCCCGCACGAAGAAGCTCGTCCCCGACGATATCTCCGGTGGCACCATCACGATCACCAACGTCGGTTCCTTCGGTTCGCTCTTCGGAACGCCGGTCATCAACCAGCCGCAGACGGCCATCATGGGTATCGGTGCCATCCAGAAGCGTCCGGTCGTACGCACGGTCAACGGTGAAGACCTCATCGTCGTCCGTCACATGGTCTACCTCTCGCTGACGTACGATCACCGCGTCATCGACGGTGCTCTGGCCACGCAATGCCTGGCCGCCATCTGCCGTTCGCTCGAGAACATGAACGAGCAGACCGTCGTGGTCTGA
- a CDS encoding TIGR01777 family protein, which translates to MRVVIAGGSGFIGTALTEALNGEGHDVVVISRKRRHVEGAASAGWDDDLVALFDGAGAVVNLAGANVGAHRWTSSYRKEILDSRVSSTRAIVDAILHCVRPPALVNASAVGFYGDTSIPGDESQPAGATFLADICRLWEAEAERAGTVTRVAVLRLGLVLDRNEGALPRMAGPMKFFIGGPLGPGDQWMPWVHRDDVIGAFRWAIASPQVHGPYNITAPGIVRMKEFSKALGTALHRPSWLPVPSIVLRIVLGLQADLVIHGQYAHPMRTEMDGFRFRHPHLAEALASL; encoded by the coding sequence ATGCGTGTCGTTATCGCAGGAGGGTCGGGCTTCATCGGCACGGCTCTCACCGAAGCCCTGAATGGTGAAGGACACGACGTCGTCGTGATATCCCGCAAACGCCGCCACGTCGAAGGCGCTGCGAGTGCCGGATGGGATGACGATCTCGTAGCGTTGTTCGATGGTGCCGGAGCCGTCGTGAATCTCGCCGGTGCGAACGTCGGAGCCCATCGCTGGACGTCGTCCTACCGCAAGGAGATACTGGACAGCCGCGTGAGCAGTACGCGCGCCATCGTCGATGCGATTCTGCACTGTGTGCGCCCGCCAGCCCTCGTCAACGCGTCGGCCGTCGGCTTCTACGGCGATACGAGCATTCCCGGAGACGAATCGCAGCCCGCGGGTGCCACGTTCCTCGCCGACATATGCAGACTGTGGGAGGCCGAGGCTGAACGCGCCGGCACGGTCACACGTGTGGCCGTTCTGCGGCTGGGCCTCGTACTCGATCGGAACGAAGGAGCACTGCCCCGTATGGCCGGCCCCATGAAGTTCTTCATCGGCGGACCGTTGGGTCCAGGGGATCAATGGATGCCGTGGGTCCATCGCGACGACGTCATCGGGGCATTCCGGTGGGCCATCGCTTCGCCGCAGGTTCACGGGCCGTACAACATCACCGCACCGGGCATCGTGAGAATGAAGGAGTTCTCGAAGGCACTCGGAACAGCATTGCACCGACCGTCGTGGCTGCCCGTTCCTTCCATCGTCCTGCGCATCGTGCTGGGTCTCCAGGCCGACCTCGTGATTCACGGACAGTACGCTCATCCGATGCGGACGGAAATGGATGGCTTCCGTTTCCGCCATCCACACCTCGCGGAAGCTCTGGCATCGCTCTGA
- a CDS encoding 23S rRNA (uracil-5-)-methyltransferase RumA — MRKERPVTYVEVAIDTIGFEGIAVGRVDGVVHFVEGALPGERVTARVKGKKKRFVEAVATEIHEPSAYRLEPPCPHFGACGGCKWQHFDYGEQCVWKRQHLIDAFERIGHVSVGEYRPTVACPQPYHYRNKMEFSFGASRWLTNEEIASGEIFETSFALGLHVPGRFDKVRHLDDCMLQSALANRILKTTHELAERYGIKAHHQRFHDGFARHLVIRTSVATGAVMAILVTTSPSDDAERAFIASWLDQHAGLPADSTLVAAVNDTRSPVAVGTIVEQRGPGYLEEDSHGIRYRISPFSFFQTNTVQLPNLVTRAIDAADIGSDDVVWDLYCGTGTLTLPAARRAKHVVGAELVASSIADARANAERNGIANVEFHTVDLHSAAATTLLDSFPKPDVLLVDPPRAGMHAMLVEHILRIDAPKVVYVSCNPATQARDCALLAEKYDVRFVTPVDMFPQTFHVEAVALLERRTE, encoded by the coding sequence ATGAGGAAAGAACGTCCGGTTACATATGTGGAAGTCGCCATCGATACGATCGGATTCGAAGGCATCGCCGTCGGCCGCGTCGACGGTGTGGTTCATTTCGTCGAAGGGGCGCTCCCCGGCGAGCGCGTGACGGCAAGGGTCAAGGGCAAGAAGAAGCGGTTCGTCGAGGCCGTCGCCACGGAGATACACGAGCCGTCCGCCTACCGGCTCGAGCCCCCGTGTCCGCATTTCGGTGCCTGCGGCGGATGCAAGTGGCAGCACTTCGACTATGGCGAGCAGTGTGTATGGAAGAGGCAGCACCTGATCGACGCCTTCGAGCGTATCGGCCATGTCTCCGTGGGAGAGTACAGGCCTACCGTGGCCTGCCCCCAGCCGTATCACTATCGCAACAAGATGGAATTCTCCTTCGGGGCCTCGCGGTGGCTCACGAACGAGGAGATCGCCTCCGGTGAGATCTTCGAGACGTCGTTCGCACTGGGGCTACATGTGCCCGGACGCTTCGACAAGGTGCGGCACCTCGACGACTGCATGCTCCAGAGCGCACTGGCCAACCGTATCCTGAAGACCACGCACGAACTCGCCGAACGATATGGTATCAAGGCCCATCATCAGCGATTCCACGATGGATTCGCACGTCATCTCGTCATCCGCACGAGCGTGGCCACCGGTGCCGTCATGGCAATTCTCGTCACGACCTCGCCATCCGATGATGCCGAACGTGCCTTCATCGCATCCTGGCTCGATCAGCACGCAGGACTGCCCGCCGACTCCACGCTCGTCGCCGCCGTGAACGACACGCGTTCTCCTGTGGCCGTCGGTACCATCGTCGAACAGCGCGGTCCGGGCTACCTCGAAGAAGATTCTCACGGTATCCGCTATCGGATCTCGCCGTTCTCGTTCTTCCAGACGAATACCGTCCAGCTCCCGAATCTCGTCACCCGGGCCATCGATGCCGCGGATATCGGCAGTGACGACGTGGTATGGGACCTCTACTGCGGAACAGGAACACTGACGCTTCCCGCAGCACGCAGGGCGAAGCATGTCGTCGGTGCGGAACTCGTGGCATCGTCGATCGCCGATGCACGTGCCAATGCCGAACGCAACGGCATTGCGAATGTCGAATTCCATACCGTGGACCTGCATTCGGCGGCGGCCACGACGCTGCTCGATTCGTTCCCGAAGCCCGACGTCCTGCTGGTCGATCCACCTCGTGCCGGAATGCATGCCATGCTCGTCGAACATATTCTCCGTATCGACGCACCGAAGGTCGTCTACGTCAGTTGCAATCCGGCGACGCAGGCACGCGATTGCGCGCTGCTGGCAGAGAAATACGACGTGCGCTTCGTGACGCCGGTGGATATGTTCCCGCAGACCTTCCACGTGGAAGCCGTGGCTCTTCTCGAACGCAGAACGGAATGA
- a CDS encoding 50S ribosomal protein L9, with translation MNVILRQNVENLGEIGEIVAVKPGYARNYLIPNNMAYMATAGAIRSLATEKKQYEVKMAKAKQQAEVVAAQLAELQITIPMQVGEEGRLFGSVTGQMIAAELELRGFHIDRRTIIIEEPIKTLGIFDVKAKLHPEITATLKVWVIGQE, from the coding sequence ATGAACGTAATCCTTCGTCAGAACGTGGAAAACCTCGGTGAGATCGGCGAAATCGTGGCCGTGAAGCCTGGGTATGCACGCAACTACCTGATTCCGAACAACATGGCATACATGGCCACGGCCGGTGCCATCCGTTCGCTCGCAACCGAAAAGAAGCAGTATGAAGTGAAGATGGCCAAGGCCAAGCAACAGGCCGAAGTCGTCGCCGCTCAACTCGCGGAACTGCAGATCACGATTCCGATGCAGGTCGGTGAAGAAGGCCGTCTGTTCGGTTCGGTCACGGGTCAGATGATCGCCGCCGAACTCGAACTCCGCGGCTTCCACATCGATCGCCGCACGATCATCATCGAAGAGCCGATCAAGACGCTTGGTATCTTCGACGTGAAGGCCAAGCTTCATCCCGAGATCACCGCTACCCTCAAGGTGTGGGTGATCGGCCAGGAATAA
- a CDS encoding TIGR00266 family protein, translating to MKFSIEYSPVYSMLRVDMQQGEQFRGESGAMVSMSPTIELEATSSGKGILGTLKAAVGGESLFASLFSAVHGNGELILAPSAPGDIVQLDLRNETWFAQSGAYLAGDPSLTLDTQGSIKALISGEGLFLSKISGTGTLFLNSFGAIYTKDLQPGERYIVDTGHIVAFPSTVTYTIRKAARGLFSTIASGEGLVCEFMGPGRLYMQTRNVSAFARMLQPFVANSGS from the coding sequence ATGAAGTTCTCGATCGAATACAGCCCGGTGTATTCCATGCTACGCGTCGACATGCAGCAGGGTGAGCAGTTCCGGGGCGAATCCGGCGCCATGGTGTCGATGAGCCCGACCATCGAACTCGAAGCCACGTCGAGCGGCAAAGGTATTCTCGGCACGTTGAAGGCGGCCGTCGGTGGCGAATCGCTGTTCGCATCGTTGTTTTCGGCCGTACACGGCAATGGCGAGCTGATCCTCGCACCGTCCGCCCCCGGTGACATCGTCCAGCTCGATCTCCGCAACGAGACGTGGTTCGCGCAAAGCGGAGCCTATCTCGCCGGTGATCCTTCGCTCACGCTCGATACACAGGGATCGATCAAGGCCCTGATCTCGGGGGAAGGACTGTTCCTTTCCAAGATCTCGGGTACGGGCACGCTCTTCCTGAACTCCTTCGGTGCCATCTATACCAAGGACCTTCAGCCAGGTGAACGGTACATCGTGGATACGGGCCATATCGTGGCCTTCCCGTCGACCGTCACCTATACCATTCGCAAAGCAGCGCGCGGCCTCTTCTCCACGATCGCATCCGGCGAAGGCCTCGTCTGCGAATTCATGGGCCCCGGCCGGCTGTACATGCAGACGAGGAACGTCAGTGCCTTCGCCCGCATGTTGCAGCCCTTCGTCGCCAACAGCGGAAGCTAG